One stretch of Miscanthus floridulus cultivar M001 chromosome 18, ASM1932011v1, whole genome shotgun sequence DNA includes these proteins:
- the LOC136521945 gene encoding CDP-diacylglycerol--inositol 3-phosphatidyltransferase 1-like encodes MPSVYLYIPNIIGYFRIIINFIAFAVCYSNKALFAVLYFFSFVLDGVDGWFARKFNQASTFGAVLDMVTDRVSTACLLALLSQFYRPGLVFLILLGLDITSHWFQMYSSFLSGKTSHKDVKHTGNWLLKLYYGYRPFMAFCCVSCEVLYIILFLFADEKSTSLLSVCKGVLNQNPVVVLVFISTLVGWAVKQVTNVIQMKTAADACVVYDLKRSK; translated from the exons ATGCCATCAGTTTATCTTTACATCCCTAACATTATCG GGTATTTTAGGATCATCATAAATTTCATTGCATTTGCGGTTTGCTATTCCAACAAGGCTCTCTTTGCTGTCCTGTACTTCTTCAG TTTTGTCCTTGATGGTGTGGATGGTTGGTTTGCACGGAAGTTTAATCAAG CATCAACATTTGGAGCTGTGTTGGACATGGTTACAGATAG GGTTAGCACTGCTTGTTTGTTGGCCCTTCTCTCCCAGTTTTACAG ACCTGGTTTAGTCTTCTTGATATTGCTTGGGTTGGATATTACGAGCCACTGGTTTCAAATGTACAG TTCTTTCTTGTCAGGTAAGACTAGCCACAAGGATGTAAAACACACAGGCAATTGGCTTCTGAAATTATATTATGGGTACAGGCCATTCATGGCCTTCTGCTGTGTTTCTTGCGAG GTTTTATATATTATCCTCTTTCTCTTTGCTGATGAGAAGTCAACAAGCTTGCTTAGT GTATGCAAAGGTGTCTTGAACCAAAATCCTGTCGTTGTCTTGGTGTTTATTTCCACTCTAGTTGGCTGGGCAGTGAAACAAGTCACCAACGTCATCCAG ATGAAAACTGCTGCGGATGCATGTGTTGTGTATGATCTGAAGCGTAGCAAATGA